Proteins encoded within one genomic window of Theobroma cacao cultivar B97-61/B2 chromosome 7, Criollo_cocoa_genome_V2, whole genome shotgun sequence:
- the LOC18594289 gene encoding probable LRR receptor-like serine/threonine-protein kinase At3g47570 isoform X2: protein MEKPCHLFSIALVISIQCYNIVCLSDQLALNRADEEALLALKAHIILDPGNILAKNWSNSISFCNWFGVSCGSRHKRVTALTLPGMSLNGTLPPQLGNLSFLTTLDLRDNNFHGNLPPELAKLRRLKSMILSKNYFSGEIPEQIGYLPRLQDLFLSGNELSGSIPLTIFNSSSLQRIVLATNNLEGSVPDDLCDHLPVIQMLEISFNNLSGKFSPNLERCRLLQILGLSNNRFTGTIPREFGNLTMLRELYLGFNNLEGEIPRELSRLVRLERFAVENSGLTGRIPSEMFNISTLKDFVVMNNSVSGSLPHDLCHRLPNLEKVFFYNNKLDGNFPADIGNCTMLQQLRLGRNNFTGVIPQEIGNLPSDIGTGLPNVEELLVGGNKLGGNIPDTISNASKLAFLELSENLFTGTIPKSLGNLESLLLLGLANNHFISDPSTPELSFITTLTKCRQLRTLAIAQNPLVGVFPPSIANLSTSLESFDASGCKIFGKIPGGFRNLSSLFSLSLSNNELTGPISNIFQNWTNLQRLYLSGNMFEGTIPDELCHLRNLGELFLRDNRFSGPIPRCFDNLTSLRIILLNSNNLSSNIPSTLLNLQGLLVLNLSSNSLSGSLAPEIGNLKVLTQIDLSKNTLVGHIPHNFGDLKDLTSLSLAHNNLQGSIPESFGHMVSMEFLDLSSNNLSGVIPKSLERLSFLKYLNVSFNTLEGEIPNGGPFGNFSARSFINNHALCGSPRLLVPPCNSSTFRRSRTTTMHVLRYVLPTISLIILITVLFIVFKRYQNKKTNPPAVTEDSLPLATWRRVSYYELLQATNGFSESNFIGSGSFGTVYRGTLQDEMTIAIKIFNLQLEGAFRSFDVECEVMRNIRHRNLVKIISSCCTIDFKALVLEFMPNGSLEKWLYSPEYFLDIMQRLNIMIEVASALEYLHFGNSTPVIHCDLKPSNVLLDEEMVAHVCDFGMAKLLGEGNSLTQTITLATMGYMAPEYGSTGIVSTRGDVYNYGILVMETFTGRKPTNEMFAGEMNLKSWVKESLPHAITEVADAALLGEKKESFMVKTSCISSVLQLALDCCAESPRERKDMKDVVVTLTKIKEKFLKDIGRTQSLYL from the exons ATGGAGAAACCTTGCCATCTATTTAGTATAGCTTTGGTCATTTCCATTCAATGTTATAATATAGTTTGTCTCTCTGATCAGCTGGCTCTTAATCGTGCCGATGAGGAAGCCCTTCTTGCCTTGAAAGCTCACATAATTCTGGATCCTGGAAACATATTGGCCAAAAACTGGTCCaattctatttcattttgTAATTGGTTTGGTGTTTCCTGCGGTTCCCGGCACAAAAGAGTCACAGCCTTGACTCTTCCTGGCATGAGTCTAAACGGCACCCTCCCTCCACAGCTAGGAAACCTTTCTTTCCTCACAACCTTGGACCTCCGAGACAACAATTTCCATGGCAATCTGCCCCCTGAGTTGGCTAAGTTGCGCCGTCTGAAATCTATGATTTTGTCAAAGAACTACTTCAGTGGAGAAATTCCAGAACAAATAGGCTATCTTCCTCGGCTGCAGGACCTGTTTTTGTCAGGCAATGAACTTTCAGGTTCCATACCATTGACAATCTTCAACTCGTCTTCGTTGCAAAGGATTGTTTTGGCTACTAATAACCTTGAAGGAAGTGTTCCAGATGATTTGTGTGACCATCTTCCAGTAATTCAGATGCTTGAGATTTCTTTCAACAACTTATCAGGAAAATTTTCGCCAAACCTAGAAAGGTGTAGGCTGCTTCAGATCCTGGGGCTGTCAAACAATAGATTCACAGGAACCATACCTAGAGAATTTGGCAACTTGACTATGCTTAGGGAGTTATATCTTGGATTTAACAACTTGGAAG gTGAAATCCCAAGGGAGTTGAGTAGGCTTGTTCGTTTGGAGAGGTTTGCAGTTGAGAACAGCGGCCTGACAGGACGAATTCCATCTGAAATGTTCAATATCTCTACCTTGAAAGACTTTGTGGTGATGAACAATAGCGTATCGGGCAGCCTCCCACATGACCTCTGTCACCGTCTTCCTAATCTGGAAAAGGTTTTTTTCTATAACAACAAGCTCGATGGCAACTTTCCAGCAGATATCGGTAATTGTACAATGCTTCAGCAACTTCGCCTAGGCAGGAACAACTTTACAG GCGTAATACCGCAGGAGATAG GTAATCTTCCATCTGATATTGGCACAGGGCTTCCAAATGTTGAAGAACTATTGGTTGGGGGCAATAAACTCGGTGGAAACATCCCTGATACTATCAGCAATGCTTCTAAACTAGCTTTTCTAGAATTGAGTGAGAACCTCTTCACCGGTACCATACCCAAGTCCTTAGGTAATCTAGAATCTCTTTTGTTGCTTGGCCTAGCAAATAATCATTTCATCAGTGATCCATCCACTCCAGAATTGAGTTTTATCACAACTTTGACAAAGTGCAGACAACTAAGGACTTTGGCAATAGCACAGAATCCCCTAGTTGGAGTATTCCCACCTTCTATTGCAAATTTATCAACTTCTCTTGAAAGTTTTGATGCCTCTGGCTGCAAAATCTTTGGTAAAATACCTGGTGGGTTTCGCAATTTAAGCAGCTTGTTCTCATTAAGCCTAAGCAACAATGAGTTGACCGGACCAATCTCTAATATATTCCAAAATTGGACAAACCTGCAAAGATTGTATCTTAGTGGCAATATGTTTGAGGGAACCATACCAGATGAACTATGTCACTTGAGGAACTTGGGAGAATTGTTTCTGCGTGATAATAGATTTTCTGGACCAATTCCAAGGTGCTTTGACAATCTTACCTCTCTAAGAATTATCTTGTTAAACTCTAACAATTTGTCTTCAAATATACCTTCTACCCTTTTGAATCTTCAAGGCCTCTTGGTTTTGAACCTGTCATCAAATTCATTGAGTGGCTCTCTAGCTCCAgaaattggaaatttgaagGTCTTAACACAAATAGATCTGTCCAAGAATACATTAGTTGGTCATATCCCACACAATTTCGGTGATCTCAAAGACTTAACTAGTCTTTCTCTGGCACATAATAATTTGCAAGGTTCCATTCCTGAATCCTTTGGCCACATGGTGAGTATGGAATTCTTAGATCTATCCAGCAATAATCTCTCTGGAGTCATTCCCAAGTCCTTGGAAAGGCTTTCCTTTCTCAAATATTTAAACGTGTCTTTTAATACACTAGAAGGAGAAATCCCAAATGGAGGACCTTTTGGAAACTTCTCAGCTAGATCATTCATTAACAATCATGCACTTTGTGGGTCTCCTCGACTGCTAGTCCCACCTTGCAATTCCAGCACCTTTCGAAGATCCAGGACAACCACTATGCATGTATTGAGATATGTTTTACCAACAATCTCTTTAATAATATTGATAACAGTCCTGTTTATTGTCTTCAAAAGGTATCAGAATAAGAAAACAAATCCACCAGCAGTGACGGAAGATTCATTACCTTTGGCAACATGGAGAAGAGTATCGTACTATGAACTTTTACAAGCAACGAATGGATTCAGTGAATCCAATTTTATTGGATCAGGGAGTTTTGGCACTGTCTATAGAGGGACACTTCAGGATGAGATGACTATTgctataaaaattttcaatttgcaGCTAGAGGGAGCATTTAGAAGCTTTGATGTTGAATGTGAAGTAATGCGCAATATTCGCCATCGCAATCTCGTGAAGATCATTAGCAGTTGTTGTACGATTGACTTCAAAGCCTTGGTGCTTGAATTCATGCCTAATGGAAGCCTTGAGAAATGGTTGTATTCTCCGGAGTATTTTCTTGATATCATGCAGAGATTAAATATAATGATCGAAGTCGCATCAGCACTAGAATATCTCCATTTTGGAAATTCAACACCTGTGATCCACTGTGACTTAAAGCCAAGCAATGTCTTACTTGATGAAGAAATGGTTGCTCATGTTTGTGATTTTGGCATGGCCAAACTCTTGGGAGAAGGGAATTCCCTGACACAAACCATCACCCTTGCCACTATGGGGTACATGGCACCAG AGTATGGATCAACCGGAATTGTTTCTACAAGAGGAGATGTTTATAATTATGGTATTCTGGTGATGGAAACATTTACGGGGAGGAAGCCTACGAATGAAATGTTCGCTGGAGAAATGAACCTCAAAAGTTGGGTGAAAGAGTCGTTGCCTCACGCGATAACCGAAGTAGCAGATGCCGCTTTGTTGggagaaaagaaggaaagttTCATGGTTAAAACAAGTTGTATATCATCTGTTTTGCAGTTGGCTCTAGATTGTTGTGCAGAATCaccaagagaaagaaaagacatGAAGGATGTTGTCGTGACGCTTACAAAGATCAAAGAGAAGTTTCTAAAGGATATAGGACGAACTCAATCTTTGTATCTATGA
- the LOC18594289 gene encoding LRR receptor-like serine/threonine-protein kinase EFR isoform X1: protein MEKPCHLFSIALVISIQCYNIVCLSDQLALNRADEEALLALKAHIILDPGNILAKNWSNSISFCNWFGVSCGSRHKRVTALTLPGMSLNGTLPPQLGNLSFLTTLDLRDNNFHGNLPPELAKLRRLKSMILSKNYFSGEIPEQIGYLPRLQDLFLSGNELSGSIPLTIFNSSSLQRIVLATNNLEGSVPDDLCDHLPVIQMLEISFNNLSGKFSPNLERCRLLQILGLSNNRFTGTIPREFGNLTMLRELYLGFNNLEGEIPRELSRLVRLERFAVENSGLTGRIPSEMFNISTLKDFVVMNNSVSGSLPHDLCHRLPNLEKVFFYNNKLDGNFPADIGNCTMLQQLRLGRNNFTGVIPQEIGNLKHLEILRLSINSLTGPIPPGIFNMSTLKEISLAYNYFSGNLPSDIGTGLPNVEELLVGGNKLGGNIPDTISNASKLAFLELSENLFTGTIPKSLGNLESLLLLGLANNHFISDPSTPELSFITTLTKCRQLRTLAIAQNPLVGVFPPSIANLSTSLESFDASGCKIFGKIPGGFRNLSSLFSLSLSNNELTGPISNIFQNWTNLQRLYLSGNMFEGTIPDELCHLRNLGELFLRDNRFSGPIPRCFDNLTSLRIILLNSNNLSSNIPSTLLNLQGLLVLNLSSNSLSGSLAPEIGNLKVLTQIDLSKNTLVGHIPHNFGDLKDLTSLSLAHNNLQGSIPESFGHMVSMEFLDLSSNNLSGVIPKSLERLSFLKYLNVSFNTLEGEIPNGGPFGNFSARSFINNHALCGSPRLLVPPCNSSTFRRSRTTTMHVLRYVLPTISLIILITVLFIVFKRYQNKKTNPPAVTEDSLPLATWRRVSYYELLQATNGFSESNFIGSGSFGTVYRGTLQDEMTIAIKIFNLQLEGAFRSFDVECEVMRNIRHRNLVKIISSCCTIDFKALVLEFMPNGSLEKWLYSPEYFLDIMQRLNIMIEVASALEYLHFGNSTPVIHCDLKPSNVLLDEEMVAHVCDFGMAKLLGEGNSLTQTITLATMGYMAPEYGSTGIVSTRGDVYNYGILVMETFTGRKPTNEMFAGEMNLKSWVKESLPHAITEVADAALLGEKKESFMVKTSCISSVLQLALDCCAESPRERKDMKDVVVTLTKIKEKFLKDIGRTQSLYL, encoded by the exons ATGGAGAAACCTTGCCATCTATTTAGTATAGCTTTGGTCATTTCCATTCAATGTTATAATATAGTTTGTCTCTCTGATCAGCTGGCTCTTAATCGTGCCGATGAGGAAGCCCTTCTTGCCTTGAAAGCTCACATAATTCTGGATCCTGGAAACATATTGGCCAAAAACTGGTCCaattctatttcattttgTAATTGGTTTGGTGTTTCCTGCGGTTCCCGGCACAAAAGAGTCACAGCCTTGACTCTTCCTGGCATGAGTCTAAACGGCACCCTCCCTCCACAGCTAGGAAACCTTTCTTTCCTCACAACCTTGGACCTCCGAGACAACAATTTCCATGGCAATCTGCCCCCTGAGTTGGCTAAGTTGCGCCGTCTGAAATCTATGATTTTGTCAAAGAACTACTTCAGTGGAGAAATTCCAGAACAAATAGGCTATCTTCCTCGGCTGCAGGACCTGTTTTTGTCAGGCAATGAACTTTCAGGTTCCATACCATTGACAATCTTCAACTCGTCTTCGTTGCAAAGGATTGTTTTGGCTACTAATAACCTTGAAGGAAGTGTTCCAGATGATTTGTGTGACCATCTTCCAGTAATTCAGATGCTTGAGATTTCTTTCAACAACTTATCAGGAAAATTTTCGCCAAACCTAGAAAGGTGTAGGCTGCTTCAGATCCTGGGGCTGTCAAACAATAGATTCACAGGAACCATACCTAGAGAATTTGGCAACTTGACTATGCTTAGGGAGTTATATCTTGGATTTAACAACTTGGAAG gTGAAATCCCAAGGGAGTTGAGTAGGCTTGTTCGTTTGGAGAGGTTTGCAGTTGAGAACAGCGGCCTGACAGGACGAATTCCATCTGAAATGTTCAATATCTCTACCTTGAAAGACTTTGTGGTGATGAACAATAGCGTATCGGGCAGCCTCCCACATGACCTCTGTCACCGTCTTCCTAATCTGGAAAAGGTTTTTTTCTATAACAACAAGCTCGATGGCAACTTTCCAGCAGATATCGGTAATTGTACAATGCTTCAGCAACTTCGCCTAGGCAGGAACAACTTTACAG GCGTAATACCGCAGGAGATAGGTAATCTCAAACATCTTGAGATATTGAGATTGTCAATCAACAGTCTAACAGGCCCGATTCCACCAGGAATCTTCAACATGTCAACACtgaaagaaatttcattaGCTTACAATTATTTTTCAGGTAATCTTCCATCTGATATTGGCACAGGGCTTCCAAATGTTGAAGAACTATTGGTTGGGGGCAATAAACTCGGTGGAAACATCCCTGATACTATCAGCAATGCTTCTAAACTAGCTTTTCTAGAATTGAGTGAGAACCTCTTCACCGGTACCATACCCAAGTCCTTAGGTAATCTAGAATCTCTTTTGTTGCTTGGCCTAGCAAATAATCATTTCATCAGTGATCCATCCACTCCAGAATTGAGTTTTATCACAACTTTGACAAAGTGCAGACAACTAAGGACTTTGGCAATAGCACAGAATCCCCTAGTTGGAGTATTCCCACCTTCTATTGCAAATTTATCAACTTCTCTTGAAAGTTTTGATGCCTCTGGCTGCAAAATCTTTGGTAAAATACCTGGTGGGTTTCGCAATTTAAGCAGCTTGTTCTCATTAAGCCTAAGCAACAATGAGTTGACCGGACCAATCTCTAATATATTCCAAAATTGGACAAACCTGCAAAGATTGTATCTTAGTGGCAATATGTTTGAGGGAACCATACCAGATGAACTATGTCACTTGAGGAACTTGGGAGAATTGTTTCTGCGTGATAATAGATTTTCTGGACCAATTCCAAGGTGCTTTGACAATCTTACCTCTCTAAGAATTATCTTGTTAAACTCTAACAATTTGTCTTCAAATATACCTTCTACCCTTTTGAATCTTCAAGGCCTCTTGGTTTTGAACCTGTCATCAAATTCATTGAGTGGCTCTCTAGCTCCAgaaattggaaatttgaagGTCTTAACACAAATAGATCTGTCCAAGAATACATTAGTTGGTCATATCCCACACAATTTCGGTGATCTCAAAGACTTAACTAGTCTTTCTCTGGCACATAATAATTTGCAAGGTTCCATTCCTGAATCCTTTGGCCACATGGTGAGTATGGAATTCTTAGATCTATCCAGCAATAATCTCTCTGGAGTCATTCCCAAGTCCTTGGAAAGGCTTTCCTTTCTCAAATATTTAAACGTGTCTTTTAATACACTAGAAGGAGAAATCCCAAATGGAGGACCTTTTGGAAACTTCTCAGCTAGATCATTCATTAACAATCATGCACTTTGTGGGTCTCCTCGACTGCTAGTCCCACCTTGCAATTCCAGCACCTTTCGAAGATCCAGGACAACCACTATGCATGTATTGAGATATGTTTTACCAACAATCTCTTTAATAATATTGATAACAGTCCTGTTTATTGTCTTCAAAAGGTATCAGAATAAGAAAACAAATCCACCAGCAGTGACGGAAGATTCATTACCTTTGGCAACATGGAGAAGAGTATCGTACTATGAACTTTTACAAGCAACGAATGGATTCAGTGAATCCAATTTTATTGGATCAGGGAGTTTTGGCACTGTCTATAGAGGGACACTTCAGGATGAGATGACTATTgctataaaaattttcaatttgcaGCTAGAGGGAGCATTTAGAAGCTTTGATGTTGAATGTGAAGTAATGCGCAATATTCGCCATCGCAATCTCGTGAAGATCATTAGCAGTTGTTGTACGATTGACTTCAAAGCCTTGGTGCTTGAATTCATGCCTAATGGAAGCCTTGAGAAATGGTTGTATTCTCCGGAGTATTTTCTTGATATCATGCAGAGATTAAATATAATGATCGAAGTCGCATCAGCACTAGAATATCTCCATTTTGGAAATTCAACACCTGTGATCCACTGTGACTTAAAGCCAAGCAATGTCTTACTTGATGAAGAAATGGTTGCTCATGTTTGTGATTTTGGCATGGCCAAACTCTTGGGAGAAGGGAATTCCCTGACACAAACCATCACCCTTGCCACTATGGGGTACATGGCACCAG AGTATGGATCAACCGGAATTGTTTCTACAAGAGGAGATGTTTATAATTATGGTATTCTGGTGATGGAAACATTTACGGGGAGGAAGCCTACGAATGAAATGTTCGCTGGAGAAATGAACCTCAAAAGTTGGGTGAAAGAGTCGTTGCCTCACGCGATAACCGAAGTAGCAGATGCCGCTTTGTTGggagaaaagaaggaaagttTCATGGTTAAAACAAGTTGTATATCATCTGTTTTGCAGTTGGCTCTAGATTGTTGTGCAGAATCaccaagagaaagaaaagacatGAAGGATGTTGTCGTGACGCTTACAAAGATCAAAGAGAAGTTTCTAAAGGATATAGGACGAACTCAATCTTTGTATCTATGA